The Tigriopus californicus strain San Diego chromosome 5, Tcal_SD_v2.1, whole genome shotgun sequence genome includes a region encoding these proteins:
- the LOC131880313 gene encoding uncharacterized protein LOC131880313: MNQTQRNLTHNFVEGSTISFGSFLTYKCIEGHFFDADYHQTEFKVECQNTGFFQYPANDTLWPRCLPTKFCPSHPEKPRSARIHWNKDLEHQAKASFFCWPNFAAKDPKGDLINVMESTCQWNRTWADVDIQCKPSHCPVIPVPTIQSGLIYKPKEETASPNASWLSDMLYYNKSVPLTIPIPADFGKDLILLIDGRFVQSSPIQVMEIKILDVENNSLANFSLNALTEYWTPGSDALGVMLYERTNISAGDAFRFQMRFLPAQNSFEMLLMDGSAPISIPRVDTGEPNGLVTIDGEITLNLAGFTTSPNETRLMVGDELKFACEQGLVFTGNEFVKPELNLKCEASGLVSGAPETWPICARRGAPRIINCVQGDCPTGCLDLIACFGHNYWRHRYWMFSD, encoded by the exons ATGAACCAGACTCAACGTAACTTGACCCACAACTTTGTTGAGGGCTCGACCATCAGCTTCGGCAGCTTTTTGACATACAAATGTATTGAAGGCCATTTTTTTGACGCCGACTACCACCAAACTGAATTCAAAGTGGAGTGCCAGAACACCGGTTTCTTTCAATATCCAGCCAATGACACCCTATGGCCTCGATGTCTTCCCA CCAAGTTTTGTCCGTCCCATCCCGAAAAACCCAGAAGTGCGCGTATACATTGGAACAAGGACTTGGAGCATCAAGCCAAAGCCTCATTCTTTTGCTGGCCAAATTTCGCAGCCAAAGATCCCAAAGGAGACTTGATCAATGTGATGGAATCCACTTGTCAATGGAATCGAACTTGGGCTGACGTGGATATACAATGCAAAC CTTCACATTGTCCCGTGATCCCTGTTCCAACAATACAGTCTGGATTGATTTACAAGCCTAAAGAAGAAACCGCAAGTCCCAATGCTTCGTGGTTGTCAG ACATGCTCTACTACAACAAGAGTGTGCCACTTACTATTCCAATCCCGGCTGATTTCGGGAAGGATTTGATTTTGCTCATCGACGGAAGGTTTGTACAAAGTAGTCCAATTCAAGTCATGGAAATCAAGATATTGGATGTCGAAAACAACAGCCTCGCCAATTTCTCTCTCAATGCTTTGACCGAGTATTGGACACCTGGCAGCGAC GCATTGGGAGTCATGCTATATGAGAGGACCAATATCTCGGCCGGAGACGCATTCCGCTTTCAAATGAGGTTCCTTCCCGCTCAAAACTCGTTCGAAATGCTTTTGATGGATGGTAGTGCTCCAATATCAATTCCTAGGGTAGACACTGGAGAGCCGAATGGTCTTGTCACCATTGACGGGGAAATTACGCTGAACTTGGCAGGCTTTACAACATCGC CTAATGAGACCCGATTAATGGTCGGGGATGAACTGAAATTCGCTTGTGAGCAAGGATTGGTCTTTACCGGGAATGAATTTGTCAAGCCTGAATTGAACCTTAAATGTGAGGCATCGGGATTGGTGTCGGGGGCACCCGAAACTTGGCCTATTTGCGCTCGAA GAGGTGCACCAAGAATCATAAATTGTGTCCAAGGAGATTGCCCAA cTGGATGTCTTGACCTGATTGCCTGCTTTGGCCATAATTATTGGAGACATCGTTATTGGATGTTCAGTGATTGA
- the LOC131880315 gene encoding uncharacterized protein LOC131880315, whose amino-acid sequence MDWFKIPVVALFKLFRYLTRTEIEILTEALQDQQFTRLAMSFFLHFPANVEGHPNPSVIIEQIKRRSEIHPTTLLLTVGPPKASTDAEPFRPTIMEARILELIMTIDNDYRNCFLPNRPEVPKSWTGKLVFFVPPRDRRKCEDLANKHYFELVKVKLDNGRTYPTEISARGHQQGLCISTSKVKLITDEFKLNYIRSMWTCSQENLHIFVQFRQKQVYSIYTMSLKVENPDLKLSFSVHSDAPKPRKTRSKKKCATHNGRC is encoded by the exons atggacTGGTTCAAGATTCCAGTTGTGGCTCTTTTCAAATTATTCCGATATTTGACACGGACTGAAATCGAAATCCTCACGGAAGCGCTTCAGGATCAGCAGTTCACCCGATTGGCAATGAGTTTCTTTTTACATTTCCCGGCCAATGTGGAAGGTCATCCGAATCCTTCAGTGatcattgaacaaatcaaaAGACGCTCTGAAATTCATCCAACGACATTGTTATTGACCGTTGGCCCCCCAAAAGCCTCCACGGATGCCGAGCCGTTCCGCCCAACGATTATGGAAGCCCGCATATTGGAGCTGATAATGACCATCGATAACGACTACCGAAACTGCTTCCTTCCCAATCGACCTGAGGTACCCAAAAGCTGGACCGGCAAGTTGGTATTTTTCGTGCCCCCTCGTGATCGAAG GAAATGTGAGGACCTGGCGAACAAGCATTACTTTGAATTGGTGAAAGTCAAATTGGATAACGGACGAACTTACCCGACGGAGATCAGTGCCCGTGGACATCAACAGGGTCTATGCATCAGTACCTCCAAGGTGAAACTCATCACTGATGAGTTCAAACTAAACTACATTAGGTCCATGTGGACATGTTCGCAAGAGAATCTGCACATTTTCGTCCAATTCCGACAGAAGCAAGTGTACTCCATCTATACTATGTCATTGAAAGTGGAGAATCCAGATCTGAAGTTGAGTTTCTCCGTGCATTCAGATGCCCCCAAACCTCGGAAGACTAGATCTAAAAAGAAATGTGCCACGCATAATGGCCGCTGTTAG